The sequence below is a genomic window from Rhizobium gallicum bv. gallicum R602sp.
GACGAGGTCAAGGCACTCGGCGTCAAGGCCGAGGCCGAGCTCGAGGGTGTCGATATTCTGGTGAACAACGCAGGCATCACCAAGGACGGCCTCTTCGTCCGGATGAGCGACGAGGACTGGGATAACGTCATCGAGGTCAACCTGACAGCGATGTTCCGCCTGACGCGCGAGCTGACGCATCCGATGATGCGCCGTCGCTACGGCCGCATCATCAACATCACCTCGGTGGTCGGTGTCACCGGCAACCCGGGTCAAGCGAACTACTGCGCCTCCAAGGCCGGCATGATCGGCTTCACCAAGTCGCTCGCCCAGGAGATCGCGACCCGCAACGTGACCGTCAATTGCGTCGCGCCGGGCTTCATCGAATCGGCCATGACCGGCAAGCTGAACGACAAGCAGAAGGAAGCGATCATGGGCGCAATCCCGATGAAACGCATGGGCACGGGTGGCGAAGTGGCGTCCGCCGTTGCCTATCTCGCCTCCTCCGAAGCCGCCTACATGACGGGTCAGACGCTGCACGTAAACGGCGGCATGGCCATGATCTGAAACAGAAACTGGCCCTGTTTGCGTTTTTCGGCGGAATAGCGTGTTGAGCAATGGAACAGGGTTGATTTTCAGGCTTTGCGGCAGACATAAACCGTGTTAAGCGGGCCATGACTGTCACAGTCGTTCCGGGAAACAAGGCGGACCGGCGGGCGTTTTGCCAGCGGGGAACATCTTAGAGAGCCGGGCTAACGAGTTTGCTGAAAGTGCCGAAAAGGCGCCGAAGGCTGAACCAGGGTAGGGATGCCGGAAGGCATTCTCATCAGGATATAAGGTCGAGGAAACCGACATGAGCGATATCGCAGAACGCGTAAAGAAAATTGTTATTGATCATCTTGGCGTCGATGCCGAGAAGGTTGTCGAGAGCGCCAGCTTTATCGACGATCTGGGCGCTGACTCGCTCGACACGGTCGAACTGGTCATGGCCTTCGAAGAAGAATTCGGCGTAGAAATTCCAGACGACGCAGCAGACTCGATCCTCACGGTCGGCGACGCAGTAAAGTTCATTGAAAAGGCCCAGGCTTAATCCTGTGTGATTTTCAAAGGGCGGGCCATGAGTCCGCCCTTTTTGTTTGTGCATTGCTTTAGCAAAAGAACAGGCGGGGAAGCTGTCGATGAGACGGGTCGTCATCACAGGTACCGGTATGGTATCACCCTTGGGATGCGGAACTGAAGTGACGTGGTCGCGGTTGCTCGCCGGCCGCAGCGGCGCCCGCCTTGTCACCGAATTCGAGGTGGACGATCTCCCTGCCAAGATTGCCTGCCGCATTCCGGTTGGTGATGGTACAGAGGGCACCTTCAACCAGGATGACTGGATGGAGCCGAAGGAACAACGCAAGGTCGATCCCTTCATCATCTACGGCATGGCCGCTGCCGACATGGCGCTGAATGACGCCGGCTGGCATCCAGAGAACGACGAGGACCAGATCGCGACCGGCGTGCTGATCGGCTCCGGCATCGGCGGCATCGAGGGTATCGTCGAGGCGGGTTACACGCTTCGCGATAAGGGCCCGCGCCGCATCTCGCCCTTCTTCATTCCCGGCCGCCTGATCAACCTCGTATCCGGCCAGGTCTCGATCCGCCACAAGCTTAGGGGGCCGAACCACTCGGTCGTCACCGCCTGCTCGACTGGCGCGCACGCCATCGGTGATGCTGCCCGTATGATCGCGCTCGGCGATGCCGATGTCATGGTCGCGGGCGGGACGGAATCGCCGGTCAGCCGCATCTCGCTTGCGGGCTTTGCTGCCTGCAAGGCGCTTTCCACGCAGCATAACGACGATCCTGAGAAAGCATCGCGTCCCTACGATCGCGACCGCGACGGCTTCGTCATGGGCGAAGGTGCCGGTATCATCGTTCTCGAAGAGCTGGAACATGCCAAGGCGCGTGGCGCGAAGATCTACGCCGAAATCGTCGGCTATGGCCTCTCGGGCGACGCCTACCACATCACTGCGCCGGCGGAAGACGGTGACGGGGCGCAGCGCTGCATGGCCATGGCGCTGAAGCGCGCCGGACTGACGGCTGCAGATGTCGATTATATCAATGCGCATGGCACGTCGACCATGGCCGATACGATCGAGCTTGGCGCCGTCGAGCGTCTGGTCGGCAATGCGGCATCGAAGATTTCGATGTCTTCGACCAAGTCGGCGACCGGCCATCTGCTGGGCGCAGCCGGGGCCATCGAGGCGATCTTCGCGACGCTTGCGATCCGCGACAATGTCGCTCCGCCGACGCTCAACCTCGATAATCCCGAGCGCGAAACGGCGATCGATCTTGTCCCGCACAAGGCTCGTCAGCGAGAAATCAATGTTGCGCTCTCGAATTCCTTCGGATTCGGCGGTACGAATGCATCGCTGGTGCTGCGCCGCTATACTGCCTGAAGGCGGTTTTTGACAGGACGGAGGACGGGCAAGTACCTTTCGCGAGGGTGGCCTACCTGTTTTTTGCCGTATTGCTTCTTAAAACAGCGGACAGGGCCAAGTTTAGAGGATTGCCGGTGAGCGATACGAATCAGAGCAACGACGCGGCGGGCCACAACGGCCATCCGGCGCAGAACGGGCCGATCATTCCGAAGTCGCCCAATGAAGCGCTGCGCCCGGAACGCGTTCCGGAGCCGCCGAAGCGCTCGAAGAAGGCGCGCAGCCAGGTCGTCATCTTCCTGAACTTCCTGATGACGATGGTCGTGCTTGCCTGCGCCGCCGGCATCTTCGCCTTTTACTACGCGATCTCCAGTTACCAGGACCCCGGTCCGTTGGAGACGAACACCAATTTCATCGTGCGCAACGGCGCGGGCCTTTCGGAAATCGCCACCAATCTTGAGCGCAACAACATCGTCTCCGACGCCCGCATCTTCCGCTATCTCACGGCGACATACCTGAACGAGGGGGAGAGCCTGAAGGCCGGCGAATACGAGATCAAGGCGAAGGCTTCCATGAACGACATCATGGAACTGCTGAAGTCCGGTAAATCGATCCTCTATTCGATCTCCTTCCCGGAGGGCCTGACGGTGCGCCAGATGTTCAACCGCATGAGCGGGGATACCGTCCTCGAAGGCGAGCTGCCGACGGCGCTGCCGCCCGAAGGCAGCCTGCGTCCCGATACCTACAAGTTCTCCCGCGGCACGAAACGCTCCGAGATCATCGACCAGATGGCTGCAGAGCAGAAAAAGCTCGTCGACCAGATCTGGGAGAAACGCGATCCTTCGGTCTCGCTGAAATCCAAGGAAGAGTTCGTCGTACTTGCTTCGATCGTCGAGAAGGAGACTGGCATTCCCGACGAGCGCGCGCATGTCGCATCCGTTTTCCTCAACCGGCTCGCCAAAGGCATGCGGCTTCAATCCGATCCGACGATCATCTACGGCCTCTTCGGTGGTGACGGCAAGCCTGCCGACCGGCCGATCTACCTGTCGGACCTGAAGAAGGAAACGCCGTACAACACTTACATGATCAAGGGCCTGCCGCCGACGCCAATCGCAAATCCCGGCCGTGATGCCCTGGAAGCAGCGGCCAATCCCTGGAAGACGGCGGACCTCTATTTCGTTGCCGACGGCACCGGCGGCCACGTTTTTGCGGCGACGCTCGAAGAGCACAATGCCAACGTCAAGCGCTGGCGCAAGCTCGAAGCTGACAAGGGCGCCGATCCGAATATCGTGGTTGACGGCCAGCCGGAGGCCCAGGCCGAGCCGGCGGCTCAGCAGAAGAAAAAGAAGACGAACTGATTTCGGAGGCTCGGATGGCTTTGCAGTCCATGACCGGTTTTGCGCGGCGCGAGGGAACGAGCGGGCGCTGGCGCTGGGCTTGGGAACTGCGGTCGGTAAACGGCAAGGGGCTCGACCTGCGCCTTCGCCTGCCGCCGGGCCTTGAGCGCATGGAAACAGATGTTCGCCGCATTATGGGCGAACAGTTCAGCCGCGGCAACATGCAGGCCAACCTCTCGGTTTCGGCAGCCGAAAACCGCTTCGAAACGGTTCTCAATCAGGACGCTCTGGCCAATGTGCTTGCAATGCGTGACCAGCTTGCAGGCGTCATCGATCCGGCGCCTCTGACCCTCGATACGCTGCTTTCGATCCGCGGTCTCGTCGAGTTTCGCGAGACGCAGGACAGCGAAGAAGAAATCGCCGCCCGCGATGCGGACGTCACCAAGGGCCTGCTGGCTGCACTTGCTGACCTCAAGCTCATGCGGGAACAGGAGGGGGCTGCTCTGTCTCGCGTGCTGCTCAATCATGTCTCGACGATCGAGGACCTGACGCACGTGATCGAACGCGACCCGTCGCGCACGCCGCAGGAGATTTCCGCGCGCGTCAAGGCGCAGGTTGCCTTGCTGATGGACGGAGCGGGCGCGCTCGACCGCGACAGGCTGCATGCGGAGGCGGCTCTGCTTGCGACGAAGGCCGATCTGCGCGAGGAAATCGACCGGCTGAAGGCGCATGTCGCGGCCGCACGGGATCTGTTGGACCGCGGCGGCCCGGTCGGCCGCAAGCTCGATTTCCTTGCACAGGAATTTAACCGCGAATCGAATACCATCTGTTCGAAGTCGAATGCCTCGGCGGTCACTGCCGCGGGCATCGAACTGAAAGTCGTCATCGACCAGTTCCGCGAACAGGTCCAGAATCTGGAGTAGGACATGAAGCCGGCGAAAGCCTCGCCCGTTCCGATCGCTCGCCGCGGTCTGATGCTCGTCATCTCGTCGCCTTCGGGCGCGGGAAAGTCGACGATTGCGCGGACGCTGCTTGCCCAGGATAGCCAGATCGGCCTCTCCGTCAGCGTGACGACCCGCCAGCGGCGCCCAAGCGAGGTCGAGGGCATTCACTACCACTTCAAGAGCATCCGCGAATTCGAGCGACTGCGCGATTCCGATGCGCTGTTGGAATGGGCTGAAGTGCACGGCAATTTCTACGGCACGCCGCGCGAACCGGTGGAAGCAGCGATGGCCGAAGGCCGCGATATGCTTTTCGACATCGATTGGCAAGGCGCCCAGCAGCTGCAGGAGAAGATGTCGGCAGATGTCGTATCCATCTTCGTTCTGCCGCCGACGATGACCGAATTGCAATCACGGCTTCACCGCCGCGCGGAAGATTCGGAAGAGGTCATCGCCCAGCGGCTTGCCAATTCGCGCGCCGAAATCGCCCATTGGCGGGAATATGACTATGTCATCGTCAACGACGATCTCGATACTGCCTTCGACGCCGTGCAGGCGATCGTGAAGGCCGAGCGCCTGCGCCGCGACCGGCGGCACGGCATCTACGATTTCGTCACCAAACTGCTGGAAGAGACGCCGGTTCTTTAAAGCGAATTCGCGAGCAGGCAGAATTCCCCGACGGATAGTGTTTCGGCGCGGCGCTGCGGGTCTATACCCACCTTGTTGAGCAGGCTCTCGCCGCCGAGCGGCTTGAGGCTCTGGCGAAGCATCTTGCGCCGCTGACCGAAGGCCGCATGTGTTACTCTTTCAAGATTGGCGACGGCGCAGGGGATGGGGTTTGCCTTCGGCGTCAGATGCACCACCGTCGATGTCACCTTCGGAGGCGGCGTGAAGGCTTGCGGCGATACGTCGAAAGCCATGCGGGCATCGGCGCGCCAGCCGCAGAGTACGCCGAGGCGGCCATAGTGGTCGTCATCCTGTTCAGCGACTATGCGCTCGCCGACTTCTTTCTGGAACATCAGCGTCAAGGATTCCCAAAACGGCGGCCACTCTTTTGGCAGCAGCCAATTTACCAGCAGTTGCGTGCCGACATTGTACGGAAGGTTGGCGATGATCTTGACGGGTCCCCCAGGCGCCAGCGCCTCGAAATCGGTCTTCAGCGCATCGCCGCCGATGACCTCGAGCCTGCCAGGATAATGAGCGGATATTTCCGCCAGTGCTGGCAGGCAGCGCGGATCACGCTCGACGGCAATCACCTTCTTCGCGCCCAGCGCCAGGATGGCGCGCGTCAGCCCGCCGGGTCCAGGTCCCACTTCAAAGACGGTGCAGCCTTCAAGCGATCCTGCCGTGCGGGCAACCTTTTGCGTCAGGTTGAGGTCGAGAAGGAAGTTTTGCCCGAGTGCCTTGCGCGCGTCGAGGCCGTGACGCTGGATCACGTCGCGAAGCGGCGGCAGACCATCGAGCGCAGCCATCAGCGGTGTTCCGCGGGACGACTGAGATGGGCTGCAAGCTTGAGGGCGGCAATCAGGCTATTTTCGCGCGCGATGCCCTTGCCGGCAATGCCAAAGGCTGTGCCATGATCCGGCGATGTCCGCACGAAAGGCAGGCCGAGCGTCACATTGACGGAATCGTCGAAGCCGAGCGCCTTGACCGGGATCAGGGCCTGATCATGATACATGCAGACCGCGACATCATACCGGGCGCGAGCCTCGTCGTGGAACATGGTATCGGCGGGCAGGGGGCCGATCGCGTCGATGCCCTCGGAGCGCAGAAGCTGTATGGCGGGATGAATGATGTCTTCGTCCTCGCGCCCCATCGTTCCGTTTTCGCCGGCATGCGGATTGAGACCGGCGACGGCAAGGCGTGGCCTTTCGATGCCGAAGCGGCGCCTGAGATCGGAATGCGCGATACGGCAGGTCTCTGCGATCAATTCACCGCTCAAAGCCTGCGGCACGTCCTTGATCGGGATGTGAATGGTAACTGGTATCGCCCGCAACTTCGGTCCGGCAAGCATCATCACCGGCCTGACCGGATTGCCGGTCGCGCGGCTCGCGAGATCAGCAAGGAATTCGGTGTGCCCCGGAAACTTGAAGCCGGCCTCGTAAAGAACAGCTTTGGCGATGGGATTGGTGACGACTCCCGCTGCCTCGCCCTTGACGACGAGCGATACGGCCGTTTCGATCGCAGCGATCGTACCCGTTGCAGTCGCGACATGCGGCTCGCCGGCAGCCACCTCGACGCCCGCAGGAACAGGCAGGACGGGGAGAGCACCGGCAAAGACATCCGCGGCCGTTGCGGCGTTCGCTTCGGCTATCACGACGGAAAGATCGAGCTGCCGTGCTCTTGCCGCCAGCACATCAGGATCGCCGATCAGAAAGAAGGCCGGCAGGCCGAGCTCACGCCGCCTCAGCCAGGCCATCAGGGTTATGTCCGGGCCGATGCCGGCCGGATCGCCTTGCGTCAGCGCAAGGGGGCGCGAAAACGGAGTAGCCACGGCGGTCAGCGATAGATGATCTGCGCCTTCTTGCGCAGCTCTTCGAGATATTTGGTAGCGTTTTCGTTTTCCGGGGCGCTCTTGCCAGCCTTGGCCTTGTCGAGATCCTCCTGGCGGAACACGATCTCAGCGGCGGTGTCGTCGGATACCTCGCGCTGGCTGCAGATTGCAAGATATTCCACGCCCTTTTCTGTCACGCGGGTCGCCGTGGTATTTCCCTTGGCCTGCTCGATCAGCGGCTTCCACTCGGCCGGAAGTTCCGGTGCCAGCACGCGGCCGAGTTCGCGGACTGATACGTCACGCATCGTTGCTGCAAAGACCTTTGCCTGTTCGCAGCCTGGAAATTTCGAACGGGAGGCTTCGGCCTCGCTCTTGCGTTTGCCCGTTATGCCTTTCTTCGATTGCGGCACCACGAATATGATCTGCTGAAGCATATATTCGGTCGTGACCGGCTTCTGCTTATTGTTTTCCATCATGCGGCTGACAAGGTCGCTGCTCGACATGCGGGCGCTCGACCCGTAGCGCGCATTGACGACGCGCGGCCAGCTCATTTGCACGGCAATATACTGCTTGAAATGATCGGCACCGACCCCGGCCTGAGTGAGAATTTGCGTAAGCTGCTCGGTGGAGAGCTTGTTTCCCGACGCAAAACGCACAAAGGACGCATCGACTTCTTCCTTGGAGACGGACATGCGCACGCGCGAGATTTCCTGACGTTTCAGGGTCTCCTCGACGAGCGATTCTTCCGCCGTCTTCGCATCGGCCTTCTGATGTTGGAGACGAAGGAATGCCTGGCGCCTTGCGACATCGCCCGTGGTCAGTGCCACCCCGTTGACGACGGCCTTGACTTCGCTGGCTGCAAATGCGGAACCGCTTTGTGGCTGAACAAGCGCAGCGAGCACGCAGAACGCAGCGCCGGCAAATAGAGTCGTAACAGTCTTTCTCGCGCCAATCATGTGTCGATCCTTCCCATAGACGCTGCGGCAGCAAGTGCGCGTGAACACAGCTTTACCGAGGTCGGAGCCGCCCCCAAGCGACATTCCTATGCCTCATAACCTTAATTGACGGCAATGTCCTGCATAGTGTTGCGGCGAAAGAAAGGCTCGCTTTATTTCGCCGTCCAATATCGCAATCAATTATTGTAGATATTCTTTTCGATATCGTCAGAATATCCGACGTTGACATCGCCGAGGGTGCGGAACGTAAGTCTGGCGCCAATGCTCCAGTCGCTTGCCGACTCGTCGCTTGTATCGCGTTTTGAAGTATAGGCGATCGTGAAGATCGTGCATTCGTCTTCATACGAGAGGCCGAGAGTCTTCCTGCTGACGACGTCGTTGTTGAGATCCCACGCAATGCCGCCGAAGACGGACCAGTAGTCCCTGAACTTGACCGTTGCCTTGGTCTGGATTTCATCACCGTCTTCGGCGGAGCCGTAATCCGGCTGAGATGAAATATGGGTGTAAAGAAGCTGGCTCTGGAATGTATCGGTCTGGAATCCGGCCGTCAGATCGCCGCGGCGAAATGAGAGATCCTTCTCGTCCAGACGGTACGAGGCGGCGAGGGAAAGGCCCTGCGGCGTCTCGATGCCGCCCAGCCCGACATAGTCGGAACGGTCGGTCTCAAGACCCGAATTCGCTCCCGCATTCACGAGATCGTCCGTGGCGAAGGAGTTCTGGCCAGCAAGATGATAGGACTGGCCGAAAATGCCGTGAAGTTTGTAGCCGTTGTCGAAGGTGCCGGTGTACTGGAAGCCGATATTGGCACGCGTGCCGCCCTCGATGCGATCGTAACCCGAGAACTTGTCGCGCTCGAAGAGCGACGTCGCGTCGAAGACGAAGCTCTGCGCGTCCTCGTTGGGCAGGGCGCCCGCCAGAGACTCATCGGGACGGGCGTAGATTTGGGCAATCGGCTCAAGGACATGCGTGCTGTTGGCCGTCGTCATCAGAATCGGGTAGCGCGCTTCCAGGCCGGCGGTAATCATCCCGCGCGTTGCGCCATCACCGTTTTCGAAGTCGCCGTTGTATACGGACGTCCCGCTGATGGAGTTGGGATCGTCCACATTCAGCGCCAGTGCGTCGCCGCGCGCGGCGAGCAGAGGCGTAATGAGTACGCCCTGCGGCGTCACGAAAGTTCGCTTCCACTCGAGTTCGCCGGTCAGACGCGATGTCTGCCCCTTCAGTGAGAAGCGATCATCACCTGCCGGATTGTCGAAGAAACTGTCATGGGTGCGCGAAATATTCGTGAAGTTGACGTCGAGCGACAATTCGCCACCGGCCAGCGGCTGCGGAGCCACAGCATGATAGTCTATCACCGGATAGACGATCGCCTGCTGCTTTTCTTCCTCGCTATGCGGATCGGAGTCCTGAACGTCAAAGTAGAACGATCTGATGTCGAAGTAATTCCGCTTGCCGAGGCCGGTCAGGTAGACTTGGTTGACATGGGTTGTCTCGTTGAACCCTTTGAGTTCGTAGGTACGCGAGAAGTTATTATCGCTCTGCACCATGACATCCCAGCCGAATGCCCAGCGGGGATTGATCTTGAACTCTGCCTTGGATCCGATCATTCCGCGGTCATCGGCCTCGTGGTCGCTTGTGCCCTCGGTGAAGCTCTCTGGGTGCATCTGGTTGATGCCCGCTACGCGCAGGGTATGCGTGCCGTTCTCGAAACGCTGCCGGAACTCAGCGTCGAGCAGGAAGCCCTGATTCGTGTAGCCGGTGCCGCTGACCGTCAGGTCCATGCTGGGCGAGAAGACGTAGTAGTAGGGAACGGTAACCCCGAATCCGAGGTTCTCCGATGTACTGAAACTCGGAAACAGAAAGCCGGACTTCCGCTTGACCGTCTGGTCCGGGACCTCGATCCAGGGGAGGAAGGCGATCGGATGGCCGAGCAATTCGAAGCGTGCCTTCTCCAGCCGGATAGTATGTTTTTCGCCGTTCTGAATGACCCGCTCGGCCTTGACTTGCCAAAAAGGCGGTCGTTCCGGCCGTTCGGCGCAGGGAAGGCATGCGGTGTAGACGCCCTTGTTGAGGATCATCAAGTTATCGTTGACGCGCTCACCGCTTTCGGCCGCGATGCGTGTGTTGTCCGTGGTCTCGATACGCAACGCATTGACGAAGCCTTCGGCGAAGTCGTCGGTCACATCGAGCTTGTCGGAATACATGCGGTTTCCGTCGGGGCTGATCAGCTCGATATTGCCGACCGCCATCATGCGGCCCGTCTTCTGGTTGTATTCCACGCGCTGGGCCACCATTTTGTAGCCCGCATAGTTGATCTGGACGCCCCCGACTGCGGAGACGATCTGCTGGTCCCTGTTGTAGACGAGCTCGTTGGCCGAAAGCATCATTTTCGCTTCGGGATCGATCTTCGGCTGCAGCTTCTGCAACGTCGAATTCTCCTGCGCGAACACCGCAGGAATGCTTCCAGAATAGCCAAGCAGAGTCGCCCCTGCGAGCAGGGCAACCAACTGTTTACTAAAAGTCTTGCGGTCGCCTGCCGCCACTAGCCGTCCTCCTGATGAAGCAGAATCGTTGCGCCCAGAGCCAGCGCGACGACGACCGGAATCCACGCCGCCACGAAAGGCGGTACGACTCCGCTGCTTCCAAATGCTTTTACAAGCACGTTGACGACATAAAGCACGAAGCCCGAAAGGATTCCACCCAGAATCACCGACCTCGACTGGTTGAACCGGCTAAATTTTAAAGACACTGTTGCAGCAATGAGAGTCATCGCGACAAGCAGCAGTGGTTGAGACAGCAATGAGTGAAATTGCGTCTCCAGCGCCTTCGTCGGAACACCGAAGGATTTTGCAATTGCTATTCGATTGGAAAGATCAAAAAAAGCAATGGTTTCAGGCGATGTCAGGCGCTCCTGGACGAAGTCCTGTTTCAAATTGGTGCGAAGCTGGACCGTATCCTTGCGGACTGCGATTTCGCCCGGCCGGCGCTCGGTAACGTTCTTAAGGAGCCAGTAACCATCTTCCAATTTTGCGGAAGCTGCATCCTGGCGCAGAATCACGCGGCCATCCGAATCGAAGTGGATCAAAACGGCATCGATCAGCAGTGTTCCGTTCTGCTGAATCGTACGAGCGCCGATGATGACGTCGTCCTTTCCGCTGATCTGGCGCAGCCAGGGAACCTGCGGCTTACTGCTTGTGGCCTTCTCCTGGCCGCGCCAATCGGTCTCCACCAGTGCGGCCTGACGCTGGCCCCAGGCCGCGAGCGGATTGATGACCGCCATCGTCAGGATGCCGAGCAGGAAGGCGCCGGCGATGAAGGGCGACATGAACTGCCATACCGATATACCGGCTGCGCGTGCCACCACGAGTTCATACTTGCGGTTCAACCCGATCAGCACCGTCATTCCGACAAAGAGCGCAATGAACGGAACGGTCTGTTGGATGATGAGCGGCAGTCGGACGGCCGTCATCAACAGGCCGCCGGCAACGGTATAGCCCGGAAGCCCGGACATTCGGCCTGCCGTCTCGCTGAAATCGATAAGAAAGACAATCGAGATGATTCCAAGGAAGAACCAGATCGTTATCGCAAGATAGCGGCGGAAGAAGTAGCGTCCCAAGGTGCCGAAGATCATGCGCTGCCTCCGGGCGTCTTTCCGACCGCAGAAGGCAGTCGCCGTTCGATTCTGTGCCAGATGCCGGCGGCACGTTCGCCCACGGCGGCCGGAATCGAAAGGCGCTTGTGCAGATTGAGGAAGCCGCTCGCCGCGACGCCGGCCACGACCGGAATCGCATAGAGCACG
It includes:
- the lptG gene encoding LPS export ABC transporter permease LptG — translated: MIFGTLGRYFFRRYLAITIWFFLGIISIVFLIDFSETAGRMSGLPGYTVAGGLLMTAVRLPLIIQQTVPFIALFVGMTVLIGLNRKYELVVARAAGISVWQFMSPFIAGAFLLGILTMAVINPLAAWGQRQAALVETDWRGQEKATSSKPQVPWLRQISGKDDVIIGARTIQQNGTLLIDAVLIHFDSDGRVILRQDAASAKLEDGYWLLKNVTERRPGEIAVRKDTVQLRTNLKQDFVQERLTSPETIAFFDLSNRIAIAKSFGVPTKALETQFHSLLSQPLLLVAMTLIAATVSLKFSRFNQSRSVILGGILSGFVLYVVNVLVKAFGSSGVVPPFVAAWIPVVVALALGATILLHQEDG